A window of Chitinophaga sp. MM2321 contains these coding sequences:
- a CDS encoding family 20 glycosylhydrolase: protein MRKLTFLLFSWMVMWHCAVAQPEKQKLPLHIIPEPVSATVQEGYFLLKPNTRIVVSGAEVSGVASLLAQMLNAPTGYHLATAVSKGNQEGNAIVLRINASRDASLGDEGYTLQVLPKQVIVAANKPQGLFYGIQTLMQLLPPAIGSHTVVNNTPWEMPCVNITDYPRFGWRGLMLDVSRHFFSKAFVKQYIDEIARYKFNVFHWHLSDDQGWRIEIKGLPELTQTGAWRVPRSGKWWSFDPPQPGEKATAGGYYTQEDIREVVAYAKERFVTIVPEIDVPAHCLALIASYPELSCTKHQYDVNPGSRFLKKEINNVLCVANDSTWLILDKIFTEVAALFPGEYIHVGGDEAHKSFWETCPKDLVLAKKLGVTIQGGLQPYFEKKMHQLIVSKGKKMMGWDEILHDGLPTDIAVMSWRGMNPGINAAKAKHPVVMSPWGQAYLDLYQGDPLIEPNTYGMLRLKSCYDFNPLPDSVDPKYILGGQGNLWTEAVPNERQVAYMTWPRSLALSEVFWSPANKNNWPDFIRRVEQQFKYMDAAQVKYARSMYDPIIDVARGRDDSLLVTLASEIPGVDVYYTFDGTNPDNFYPRYTGTPLDIPKGASEIRVITYRGQQPVGQQINCPLSLLKQKLDKKIKREMQQKSKQQ, encoded by the coding sequence ATGAGAAAACTTACTTTTTTGCTTTTTTCATGGATGGTGATGTGGCACTGTGCTGTAGCCCAGCCGGAAAAACAAAAACTGCCATTACACATTATACCAGAGCCGGTATCAGCCACCGTACAGGAAGGATATTTTTTGCTGAAGCCAAACACCCGCATCGTTGTTTCAGGTGCTGAAGTTTCCGGAGTGGCATCCTTGCTGGCGCAAATGTTGAATGCGCCTACGGGTTATCATCTTGCGACAGCAGTAAGTAAAGGAAATCAGGAAGGAAATGCTATTGTACTTCGCATTAATGCAAGCCGCGATGCTTCGTTAGGAGATGAAGGCTATACGTTGCAGGTATTACCAAAACAAGTGATTGTTGCAGCTAATAAGCCGCAGGGGCTTTTTTATGGCATACAAACCCTGATGCAGTTGTTGCCACCCGCCATTGGAAGCCATACCGTTGTAAACAACACACCATGGGAAATGCCTTGTGTCAATATAACGGATTATCCACGTTTTGGCTGGCGCGGACTGATGCTGGATGTGAGCAGGCACTTCTTTTCCAAAGCATTTGTAAAACAGTATATCGACGAGATAGCGAGATATAAATTCAATGTATTTCATTGGCACCTTTCGGATGACCAGGGTTGGCGTATTGAAATAAAGGGATTGCCTGAGCTTACTCAAACAGGCGCCTGGCGCGTGCCCCGCAGCGGGAAATGGTGGTCTTTTGACCCACCGCAACCGGGGGAGAAAGCTACAGCAGGAGGCTATTATACACAGGAAGATATCCGGGAAGTAGTGGCCTATGCGAAAGAACGTTTTGTGACCATTGTGCCGGAGATAGATGTGCCGGCCCACTGTCTGGCTTTGATTGCTTCCTACCCTGAATTGTCTTGTACGAAACACCAGTATGATGTAAACCCCGGCAGCAGGTTCCTGAAAAAGGAAATCAATAACGTACTGTGTGTGGCGAACGATTCCACCTGGCTGATACTGGATAAAATATTTACAGAGGTAGCCGCATTGTTTCCGGGAGAATATATTCATGTAGGTGGTGATGAAGCACATAAAAGTTTTTGGGAAACCTGCCCGAAAGATCTCGTATTGGCTAAAAAGCTCGGTGTAACGATCCAGGGAGGTTTACAGCCTTATTTTGAAAAAAAGATGCATCAACTCATTGTGTCCAAAGGCAAAAAGATGATGGGCTGGGATGAGATATTGCATGATGGATTACCAACTGATATTGCTGTGATGTCCTGGCGCGGCATGAACCCCGGCATAAATGCGGCTAAAGCAAAGCATCCGGTAGTGATGTCACCGTGGGGTCAGGCATACCTGGATCTATACCAGGGCGACCCGTTAATTGAACCTAATACTTATGGGATGCTACGCTTGAAGTCATGTTATGATTTCAACCCGCTTCCCGACAGCGTGGACCCGAAATATATTCTTGGCGGACAAGGTAACCTGTGGACAGAAGCAGTTCCGAATGAACGCCAGGTTGCATACATGACCTGGCCACGTTCATTGGCATTGTCTGAAGTCTTTTGGTCGCCTGCAAACAAAAATAACTGGCCGGATTTTATTCGTCGTGTGGAGCAGCAATTTAAATATATGGATGCCGCGCAGGTGAAATACGCGCGTAGTATGTATGATCCTATCATTGATGTAGCCAGGGGTCGCGATGATTCTTTACTAGTGACACTGGCCAGCGAAATTCCGGGGGTAGATGTTTATTACACTTTTGATGGCACTAACCCCGACAATTTTTATCCGCGATATACAGGTACGCCGCTCGATATTCCAAAAGGAGCTTCGGAAATCCGTGTAATCACTTACCGGGGGCAGCAGCCTGTTGGTCAACAGATCAATTGTCCGCTGAGTTTGCTGAAGCAAAAACTGGATAAAAAAATAAAGCGGGAAATGCAGCAGAAGTCAAAACAGCAATAA
- a CDS encoding arylsulfatase: protein MKSSLDAQLIILKRIFKSSFGYFIFSLFVVSCHTPKSVEEKNHQTDNVNVVYILADDLGYGDVKCFNPEGKIPTPNIDQLASEGMKFTDAHSASAVCTPSRYSILTGRYPWRSDLQSGVLYGYSPPLIESARLTVADLFKQQNYYTACVGKWHLGMDWPVKQGYTEIKTGWEIDYSKPIAQGPNTRGFDYFYGISASLDMPPYVFIENNKTIGVPTVTKKYGRGGPAEKDFEAVNVLPSITRKAQDIITTRAGKKQPFFLYFALPSPHTPVVPGENFKGKSGVTDYGDYVMETDWAVGQVMKTLDSLGIAGNTIIFFTSDNGFAPYVLNKYNVEKLGHYPSYIFRGHKADIWEGGHRIPLVVRWPGKIKAGTVSNDLVSLTDLMATSADILQVKLPEDAAEDSYSILPDLVGKTKKPVRPAIVYASIDGNFSIQQGKWKLEFCPGSGGWASPKNDKAYQEGLPLVQLYNMQSDVSEKLNVAAQHPDVVKQLTGLMEQYVANGRSTPGKSLQNNVKVDIWKTGYIKHIKK, encoded by the coding sequence ATGAAAAGTAGCCTGGATGCACAGCTCATTATTTTAAAGCGAATATTTAAATCCTCTTTTGGGTATTTTATTTTCAGCTTGTTCGTGGTGTCATGTCATACGCCGAAAAGTGTGGAAGAAAAAAATCACCAGACGGATAATGTGAATGTGGTTTATATCCTGGCAGATGATTTAGGATACGGAGATGTAAAATGTTTTAATCCTGAAGGCAAAATACCCACTCCGAATATTGACCAGCTGGCATCAGAAGGAATGAAATTTACAGATGCGCATTCGGCATCTGCTGTGTGTACGCCTTCAAGGTATAGTATTCTTACAGGAAGATATCCCTGGCGTTCTGATTTACAATCGGGCGTATTATACGGCTATTCTCCTCCTTTGATTGAATCCGCACGCCTGACGGTAGCGGATCTTTTTAAACAGCAAAACTATTATACGGCCTGTGTCGGTAAATGGCACCTGGGTATGGACTGGCCTGTAAAACAGGGTTATACTGAAATAAAGACAGGCTGGGAAATAGATTACAGTAAGCCCATAGCACAAGGGCCCAATACAAGGGGGTTCGATTATTTTTATGGCATCAGTGCTTCCCTGGATATGCCTCCGTATGTTTTTATTGAAAACAACAAAACCATCGGAGTGCCCACGGTTACAAAGAAATATGGCCGCGGTGGCCCGGCAGAAAAAGATTTCGAAGCGGTAAATGTACTCCCTTCTATTACCCGTAAAGCGCAGGATATTATTACTACACGGGCCGGGAAGAAACAACCTTTCTTTTTATACTTCGCATTGCCTTCTCCACACACACCTGTTGTTCCCGGAGAAAATTTTAAAGGGAAAAGTGGCGTAACAGATTATGGTGATTATGTGATGGAAACCGATTGGGCAGTAGGTCAGGTAATGAAAACACTGGATTCGTTGGGGATAGCAGGCAACACAATCATATTCTTCACCAGCGATAATGGCTTTGCTCCTTATGTCTTAAACAAATATAACGTAGAGAAGCTGGGGCATTACCCGAGCTATATCTTCCGTGGGCATAAAGCCGATATCTGGGAGGGAGGCCATCGCATTCCGCTGGTTGTTCGTTGGCCCGGAAAAATCAAGGCAGGAACGGTAAGCAATGACCTGGTATCTCTCACAGATCTTATGGCAACCAGTGCCGATATCTTACAGGTAAAATTGCCGGAAGATGCTGCAGAAGACAGTTACAGCATCTTGCCTGACCTGGTAGGCAAAACAAAGAAGCCGGTTCGGCCGGCGATTGTGTATGCTTCAATTGACGGTAACTTTTCTATTCAGCAGGGTAAATGGAAACTGGAGTTTTGCCCGGGTTCAGGCGGATGGGCATCTCCGAAAAATGATAAAGCATACCAGGAAGGCTTGCCGCTTGTTCAATTGTACAACATGCAATCAGATGTTTCCGAAAAATTAAATGTAGCAGCACAACATCCGGATGTGGTAAAACAGCTGACCGGTTTGATGGAACAGTATGTTGCGAACGGAAGGAGTACGCCGGGTAAATCCTTACAAAATAATGTGAAAGTAGATATCTGGAAGACAGGATACATAAAACATATTAAAAAATGA
- a CDS encoding arylsulfatase, translated as MFFFRKKEKIKCRYASQWMLFMLLLSGSAVAIAQGRHSAVTPKPNIILILTDDQGIGDIGYLHNPFIKTPHIDSLAMHSTQLSNFYVCPVCAPTRATLMTGRYSIKTGMHDTYNGGAIMDSREVTIAEYLKEKKYTTAIFGKWHLGDNYPFRPVDQGFDESLVFDGGGLAQPGDVANFSRKDSAYFGPVLYSNNIPVKTNQYCSDGFTDGAISFIQQHKKQPFFVYLAFNAPHAPLQVPQKYYDLYRNLDKDMKQAGRELMLPEMNAQNIEAAKRVYGMVTNIDDNVGRIMASLRQEGLLDNTLVIFMSDNGPAQPRFKLGLRGQKASVYEGGIKVPCFFYYKGFKAGKIPETLAGIDVLPTLLDMLDIPAKKGEQQIDGISFLPLLEGRNPGNVMDIFKNRYLFFYWQRGYPEAYRNIAVRKGDYKLVGHTAASSPLSALEVYDIRNDSLETKNILSGHTQVAADLKNAFDKWLSNALESPHLGIQRPILGSDKQPLVILNRNDAKGFPPMWLQENIYGYWDVQVAQSGYYHIKADFLSGFKAAGTMVIRFAPHQVTVDNTDTTTHSITVDKMFIPKGDYRVECWYSKKGGAPVYPFYLVVQRDDYNDTVTKNATGNIF; from the coding sequence ATGTTTTTCTTCAGAAAAAAAGAGAAGATAAAATGCAGATATGCTTCTCAATGGATGCTCTTCATGCTCTTATTGTCCGGAAGTGCTGTTGCGATAGCACAGGGCAGGCATTCCGCTGTAACACCGAAACCGAATATTATTCTCATTCTTACGGATGACCAGGGCATAGGAGATATCGGATACCTGCATAATCCTTTTATTAAAACGCCGCATATTGATTCCCTGGCTATGCACAGCACACAACTCAGTAATTTTTACGTGTGCCCCGTTTGTGCGCCTACACGCGCTACCCTGATGACCGGTAGGTATTCCATAAAAACAGGGATGCATGATACTTATAATGGAGGTGCTATCATGGATAGCCGGGAAGTGACAATAGCAGAATATCTGAAAGAGAAAAAATATACAACAGCGATTTTCGGTAAATGGCATTTAGGAGATAATTATCCCTTCCGCCCCGTTGACCAGGGATTTGATGAATCCCTGGTTTTCGATGGCGGAGGATTAGCCCAGCCGGGAGATGTAGCTAATTTCTCCCGCAAAGACAGTGCTTACTTCGGACCTGTATTATACAGCAATAATATTCCGGTAAAAACAAATCAATATTGTTCAGATGGATTTACGGATGGAGCCATCTCTTTTATTCAACAGCATAAAAAACAACCCTTTTTCGTTTACCTGGCTTTCAATGCTCCTCATGCCCCATTGCAGGTGCCACAGAAATATTACGACTTATACAGGAACCTGGACAAAGACATGAAGCAAGCAGGCAGGGAGTTAATGCTGCCTGAGATGAATGCACAGAATATAGAAGCGGCTAAGCGGGTATATGGTATGGTCACGAATATTGATGATAATGTCGGGAGAATAATGGCTTCACTACGGCAGGAGGGATTGCTGGATAATACCCTGGTCATTTTTATGTCGGATAATGGCCCGGCTCAACCAAGATTCAAACTGGGACTAAGAGGGCAAAAAGCAAGTGTATATGAAGGCGGGATAAAAGTTCCTTGTTTCTTTTATTATAAAGGCTTTAAGGCTGGTAAGATCCCTGAAACGCTTGCGGGTATTGATGTATTGCCCACCCTGTTGGATATGCTTGATATACCTGCAAAAAAAGGTGAGCAGCAAATAGACGGTATCAGCTTTCTGCCCTTGTTGGAAGGAAGAAACCCCGGTAACGTCATGGATATATTTAAAAACAGGTACTTATTCTTCTATTGGCAAAGAGGATATCCTGAAGCTTATAGAAATATTGCTGTACGGAAAGGTGATTATAAACTGGTAGGGCATACCGCTGCATCTTCCCCATTGAGTGCATTGGAAGTATATGATATCAGGAACGATTCCCTGGAAACAAAAAATATCCTGTCCGGGCACACACAAGTAGCTGCTGATCTGAAAAATGCTTTTGACAAATGGCTTTCGAATGCGTTGGAGAGCCCGCATCTTGGTATACAACGCCCGATACTGGGGTCTGATAAACAACCACTGGTGATACTAAACAGGAATGATGCTAAAGGATTTCCTCCTATGTGGCTACAGGAAAACATATATGGATACTGGGATGTACAGGTGGCACAATCAGGCTATTATCATATTAAAGCTGATTTTCTATCCGGCTTCAAAGCCGCGGGTACTATGGTAATCCGCTTCGCCCCTCACCAGGTAACAGTGGATAATACCGATACAACCACTCATAGTATTACTGTTGACAAGATGTTTATACCTAAGGGTGATTACCGGGTAGAATGCTGGTACAGTAAAAAGGGTGGTGCGCCTGTTTATCCCTTTTACCTGGTGGTACAGAGAGATGATTATAATGATACGGTAACGAAGAACGCTACCGGCAATATATTTTGA
- a CDS encoding RagB/SusD family nutrient uptake outer membrane protein gives MKKLKSIISFFVLVTFVAGCSKDFLDRAPQDTISEPEFWKTANDLQLYVNNLYLNSWKNQYTMDDGSDNALSTDGASTWMNGLTQPTADAIGSYYTNIRNVNIMIANMDKVTEADGNQYKGEAYFIRAWHYFDVLKRVGDAQLVKEPLKSTDEQLYVLRSRRDSVADFILSDLDKAIGLLKTKDQLKLSNEYQRINKDAALAFKSRIALFEGTWEKYHNGTPFGVQGGDYTRFLRVAADAAKLLIDNYGYTLDDDFQKVHNDHTIAGAQIPVKEVIFARQFSNLKFGGGGREIFGNPDINQWPHKVGYTRSAIRSFLCTDGLPISVSPLYQGEQSLADIGKNRDPRLDMSVFTPGEIYRISAKGDTTLFVNPFTTVDAAGQYQPTGYTSQKFYTYDLESPTQNAKTWDMVTVFFRYGEVLLNYAEAKAELGEFDQAVANITINKLRSRTSVNMPPLTVSAITTDPDWPDYGYTLLPQIQEIRRERRVELLGEDFRFDDIRRWAAAKLIIGQNFRGAYFEPIMNNGSGKTVTKDDENYIQPFKTQLPSGYQFNPDKNYLMPFPMNEIVMNPSLTKNPGW, from the coding sequence ATGAAAAAGTTAAAATCTATAATATCGTTCTTTGTTTTAGTAACATTTGTTGCAGGTTGTAGTAAAGATTTCCTGGATCGTGCGCCGCAGGACACGATCTCAGAACCTGAATTCTGGAAGACTGCCAATGACCTGCAACTCTATGTGAACAACTTATACCTCAACTCATGGAAGAACCAGTATACAATGGACGACGGTTCTGATAATGCGTTGTCAACCGACGGGGCCTCTACCTGGATGAACGGGCTTACCCAGCCAACAGCGGATGCCATCGGATCGTATTACACCAACATCAGGAACGTCAACATTATGATTGCCAATATGGATAAGGTGACAGAGGCTGACGGCAATCAATACAAGGGAGAAGCTTATTTTATAAGGGCATGGCACTATTTTGATGTACTGAAAAGAGTAGGAGATGCCCAACTGGTTAAAGAACCGCTAAAGAGCACTGATGAACAGTTGTACGTACTCAGGTCGCGGCGTGATTCAGTGGCTGACTTTATTCTTTCAGACCTGGATAAAGCCATTGGCCTGTTAAAGACAAAAGATCAGCTCAAGCTGAGTAATGAATATCAACGTATCAACAAAGACGCCGCCCTGGCATTCAAATCAAGGATCGCACTTTTTGAGGGAACATGGGAGAAATACCATAATGGTACACCGTTTGGCGTGCAAGGCGGTGATTATACCCGGTTTCTGCGTGTGGCCGCCGATGCAGCTAAATTGTTAATCGATAACTACGGCTATACGTTGGACGATGATTTCCAAAAGGTACATAATGACCATACTATTGCTGGTGCGCAGATTCCTGTCAAAGAAGTCATCTTTGCGCGTCAGTTCAGTAACCTGAAGTTTGGTGGAGGAGGAAGAGAAATATTTGGTAACCCTGATATCAACCAATGGCCGCATAAAGTAGGCTATACACGGTCAGCCATCAGAAGCTTCCTCTGCACAGATGGTCTGCCTATCAGTGTGAGCCCACTTTATCAGGGGGAGCAATCTTTGGCTGACATCGGAAAAAACAGGGACCCACGGTTGGATATGTCCGTATTCACGCCAGGAGAGATCTACAGAATTTCAGCAAAAGGTGATACAACCCTGTTCGTGAATCCATTTACCACAGTAGATGCAGCAGGGCAGTACCAACCTACCGGTTATACCAGCCAGAAGTTTTATACATATGATCTCGAAAGCCCGACACAAAATGCAAAGACATGGGATATGGTTACCGTCTTTTTCCGCTACGGTGAAGTGTTGCTGAACTATGCAGAAGCGAAGGCAGAACTGGGAGAATTTGACCAGGCAGTAGCCAATATTACGATAAACAAGCTGCGGTCAAGGACCAGCGTAAACATGCCGCCACTCACGGTGAGCGCGATCACTACAGATCCTGACTGGCCGGATTATGGTTATACGCTTTTACCCCAGATACAGGAAATCAGAAGAGAACGCCGTGTAGAATTATTAGGTGAAGATTTTCGATTCGATGATATCAGAAGATGGGCAGCAGCGAAGTTGATCATCGGTCAGAATTTCCGGGGTGCCTATTTCGAACCCATTATGAATAACGGCTCAGGAAAAACGGTTACCAAAGATGACGAAAATTATATTCAACCTTTTAAAACGCAGTTGCCTTCCGGGTATCAGTTTAATCCTGACAAAAACTATCTGATGCCGTTCCCGATGAATGAAATTGTAATGAATCCCAGCCTGACAAAGAATCCGGGATGGTAA
- a CDS encoding TonB-dependent receptor, translating to MQKNLFIQGRFAGRGMTALILRAMRITVFLTLACVVNLYATGYSQETKLTLNLKDVKLSEVLSVIQQETDYQFLYNDEDVKNAPSVSVSVQDATVPQILAICFKNYPLNYRIENKTVVVLPEVALPVNMALRGIVAVPPFVVKGRVTDESGDPLSGVSVGLKGQSKGTATDANGHYSLTLENGSGTLVFSFIGYTRLEKAVNGRSGIDVVLVKSVSVLNELVTVGYGVQKKENLTGAITQISGEQLADRPASNLEQVLQGAVPGLNIQATTSSGQPGVGNSVNIRGLGSLSNSAGGASFTLGQPFVLVDGVPMDLNDVDPNNVKSISILKDAASTAIYGARAAYGVILITTKTGTEGGGMKVSYSYNYALAQPTTFPRQVDALSFALILDSAAVNTGIAQPYTQEAIDRIRQYMQDPENTPGAVPNTTGTGWNFTGSGLGANANTDWYDVLFKKNAIRQTHNISISGSGKNISYALSGGFFHEDGISRYASEQYTRKTLSGRIESTPLSWLRVGLITKYVGSEDSYPWDISADGRDFFMNRVARNAPTLPLHNPAGGFLNASGINSGLNEKEQRKTAQWVLSPNVHLEPVKNWVTTLQYNYTYTNYTQTNIANTFYQMQPDSTKLYGLNQTQTKYIATTRTSTYTSPNITSTYYRQIGGHYIGGLVGYQQELQTIFGISGNATYLLTDNVPSLSTSVGVKTPADDKGHWATQSYFGRLNYNFNEKYLFEANVRRDGSSRFAPDSRWGTFPSVSVGYNIAKENFFPLKEHISMMKFRGSWGSIGNQNVANYLYVPLMTNSIGNYLLGAERSFLVLPPNETTTNLTWEKVNTKDVGLDMYMFDNRLYIAADWYQSDINNLVGPGMATPQIYGGTVPRNNDGSLRTRGWEVQVNWKQSLSKGFSYFINVNMSDHRSVVTSYNNPLNLLSTFYKGQVIGEIWGYKTDGLYQSEEEVTKRGVNQSYIFSGNWTPGDVKYRDMNGDNVINDGKKTADDHGDLTVIGNSQARYKYGIYAGANYKGIDLSFMIQGVGKQAIWPGGGVQNAFWGPSQGEGGVVILQGQEDYWRPDNPNAYFPKPYFGGATTARTTMNKATTDRYLQNKAYLRLKSLQLGYSLPASLISKIKASQLRFYFSGENLFTSTKFMFFDPELSNYGNYPLQKVFSFGCNVTF from the coding sequence ATGCAGAAAAATCTATTTATCCAAGGCCGGTTTGCCGGGCGTGGCATGACGGCATTAATTCTCCGCGCCATGCGTATTACTGTATTTTTGACCCTGGCATGTGTAGTAAATTTATATGCAACAGGTTATTCGCAGGAGACGAAACTTACCTTGAACCTCAAGGACGTGAAACTGTCCGAGGTACTCAGTGTCATCCAGCAGGAAACGGATTACCAGTTTCTGTACAACGACGAAGATGTAAAGAATGCGCCGTCTGTAAGCGTATCTGTGCAGGATGCTACTGTCCCGCAAATCCTCGCTATCTGTTTTAAGAATTATCCGCTGAACTATCGTATTGAAAACAAGACGGTGGTAGTACTGCCGGAAGTGGCGTTACCCGTAAACATGGCATTACGGGGAATAGTTGCTGTTCCTCCATTTGTGGTCAAAGGCAGGGTCACCGATGAGTCGGGCGATCCCTTGTCGGGCGTAAGTGTGGGACTGAAGGGCCAATCCAAAGGCACTGCTACCGATGCAAACGGGCACTATTCCCTTACCCTGGAGAATGGCAGCGGTACGCTGGTATTCTCTTTCATCGGCTACACCAGGCTGGAAAAGGCCGTAAACGGCCGCTCAGGTATTGATGTGGTCCTGGTGAAAAGTGTATCCGTTTTGAATGAATTGGTCACTGTTGGATATGGTGTTCAGAAGAAAGAAAACCTCACAGGAGCGATCACCCAGATCAGCGGTGAACAACTGGCGGACAGGCCGGCGTCTAACCTGGAACAGGTGTTGCAGGGCGCAGTGCCCGGGTTAAATATCCAGGCAACTACGTCTTCAGGACAACCGGGAGTAGGCAATTCTGTCAATATCCGTGGCCTGGGCTCATTGTCAAATTCCGCGGGCGGAGCGTCTTTTACATTAGGACAGCCATTTGTACTGGTAGATGGTGTTCCGATGGATCTGAACGATGTGGACCCAAACAATGTTAAATCTATTTCAATATTAAAAGATGCTGCTTCTACCGCTATCTACGGCGCCAGGGCTGCATATGGGGTTATCCTGATCACCACAAAAACCGGAACGGAAGGTGGCGGTATGAAGGTCTCTTATTCCTATAACTATGCCCTCGCACAACCAACTACCTTCCCCCGGCAGGTGGATGCTCTTAGTTTTGCATTAATACTGGATTCCGCGGCAGTAAATACTGGCATAGCCCAGCCCTATACCCAGGAGGCTATCGATAGGATCAGGCAATATATGCAGGATCCGGAGAATACACCCGGAGCCGTTCCAAATACCACCGGAACCGGATGGAATTTTACCGGTTCGGGTTTAGGCGCGAACGCGAATACCGATTGGTATGATGTATTATTTAAGAAAAATGCCATCAGACAAACGCATAACATCAGTATTTCAGGATCCGGTAAAAACATCAGCTATGCTTTATCCGGTGGCTTCTTCCATGAAGACGGTATTTCAAGATATGCTTCCGAACAATATACCAGGAAAACATTGAGCGGAAGGATTGAATCAACACCACTCAGTTGGCTGAGAGTGGGCCTGATCACCAAGTATGTAGGTTCTGAGGACAGCTACCCCTGGGATATTAGTGCAGATGGCCGTGATTTCTTTATGAACCGGGTAGCCCGGAATGCCCCTACACTGCCTTTACACAACCCGGCAGGAGGGTTTTTAAATGCATCCGGTATCAACTCCGGGTTGAATGAAAAAGAACAGCGGAAAACCGCCCAATGGGTTTTGTCGCCGAATGTACACCTGGAGCCTGTTAAAAACTGGGTAACCACGCTGCAGTATAATTATACCTATACAAATTATACGCAAACAAATATTGCGAATACATTCTATCAGATGCAACCTGATTCCACCAAACTTTATGGGTTAAACCAGACCCAGACCAAATACATAGCCACCACCCGTACATCCACCTATACTTCCCCCAATATTACGAGCACCTATTACCGGCAAATTGGTGGGCATTACATCGGCGGATTGGTAGGGTACCAGCAGGAATTGCAGACGATCTTCGGCATTAGTGGTAATGCTACTTATTTGCTGACCGATAATGTGCCCTCCTTAAGTACTTCGGTTGGGGTGAAAACACCGGCTGATGATAAAGGACATTGGGCAACGCAGAGCTATTTCGGCAGACTCAATTATAATTTTAATGAGAAATACCTGTTTGAAGCAAACGTACGCAGAGACGGTTCTTCCAGGTTTGCACCCGACAGTCGCTGGGGAACGTTCCCTTCTGTTTCTGTTGGTTATAATATCGCCAAAGAAAATTTCTTCCCCCTCAAAGAACACATCAGCATGATGAAGTTCCGCGGATCATGGGGTTCTATCGGGAATCAGAACGTGGCTAATTACCTGTATGTACCGCTCATGACAAACTCGATAGGGAATTACCTGCTGGGAGCAGAAAGATCTTTCCTTGTACTGCCTCCGAATGAAACCACCACGAATCTTACCTGGGAAAAGGTAAATACGAAAGATGTCGGGCTGGATATGTATATGTTCGATAACAGGTTATATATCGCAGCCGATTGGTACCAGTCAGACATCAATAACCTGGTTGGACCCGGAATGGCAACGCCACAGATATATGGTGGAACAGTACCGAGAAATAATGATGGCTCTTTAAGAACAAGGGGATGGGAAGTACAGGTCAACTGGAAACAATCCCTGAGCAAAGGCTTCAGCTATTTTATCAATGTTAACATGTCTGACCACCGTTCTGTGGTAACCAGTTACAACAATCCACTGAACCTGTTGAGTACTTTTTATAAAGGCCAGGTTATTGGTGAGATCTGGGGATATAAAACAGACGGACTTTATCAGTCTGAGGAAGAGGTGACGAAACGGGGCGTAAATCAATCCTATATTTTTAGCGGTAACTGGACACCAGGCGACGTAAAATACCGCGACATGAATGGAGATAACGTGATTAACGACGGGAAGAAAACGGCAGATGATCATGGTGATCTTACTGTCATCGGTAACAGTCAAGCCCGGTATAAATACGGTATATATGCAGGAGCCAACTACAAGGGGATCGATCTGAGCTTTATGATACAGGGTGTAGGCAAACAGGCTATATGGCCCGGTGGCGGCGTGCAGAATGCATTCTGGGGCCCAAGCCAGGGTGAAGGAGGCGTTGTGATATTACAAGGGCAGGAAGACTACTGGCGGCCCGATAACCCCAATGCCTATTTCCCGAAACCCTATTTCGGTGGCGCAACAACAGCGCGTACTACTATGAACAAAGCTACCACTGATCGTTATTTGCAAAACAAAGCCTATTTGCGGCTGAAATCTTTACAACTCGGTTACAGCCTTCCTGCTTCGCTGATCAGTAAAATCAAAGCCAGCCAGCTTCGTTTCTACTTCTCCGGTGAAAATCTTTTTACCAGCACGAAGTTTATGTTTTTCGACCCGGAACTAAGCAACTATGGTAATTACCCGCTACAGAAGGTATTTTCCTTTGGTTGTAATGTTACTTTTTAA